One genomic segment of Pongo abelii isolate AG06213 chromosome 13, NHGRI_mPonAbe1-v2.0_pri, whole genome shotgun sequence includes these proteins:
- the GNG10 gene encoding guanine nucleotide-binding protein G(I)/G(S)/G(O) subunit gamma-10, with product MSSGASASALQRLVEQLKLEAGVERIKVSQAAAELQQYCMQNACKDALLVGVPAGSNPFREPRSCALL from the exons ATGTCCTCCGGGGCCAGCGCGAGCGCCCTGCAGCGCTTGGTGGAGCAGCTCAAGTTGGAGGCTGGCGTGGAGAGGATCAAG GTCTCTCAGGCAGCTGCAGAGCTTCAACAGTACTGTATGCAGAATGCCTGCAAGGATGCCCTGCTGGTGGGTGTTCCAGCTGGAAGTAACCCCTTCCGGGAGCCCAGATCCTGTGCTTTACTCTGA